CGCAGCATGTTCGAGCTCGCCGCCTACCGTCTGAGCCCCGGCGGGCGGCTGGTGTTCAACGTGTTCCTGGCGCGTGAGGGCTACCACCCCGACGATGCCGCGCGCGAGTTGTGCCAGCAGGTGTACTCGAGCTTGTTCACCCGTGACGAAATATCCGCCGCGGCAGCGGGCTTACCGCTTGCGCTCCTTGCCGACGAGTCCGTGTACGAGTACGAGCAGGCGCACCTGCCCGCCGGCGCCTGGCCGCCCACCAGCTGGTACACCGACTGGGTCAGCGGGCTCGACGCGTTCCGGACCTCACGCGAGGAGAGCCCGATCGAATTGCGCTGGTTGGTGTTCGAGCGGACGCGCTGACCCGCCGGCGAGTAGCCGCTTCAAAGCCTGGCGCGCACCGTATTTGACGCTGCCGTAACGATTTATTTGACGCCGGAAAGATCCTCGCCCCGAGGGAACCGCGAGTAACTTAGTTCGCACGCAGTTGTCCGGGGAGGTCGAAGCTTTTGCGCATGACGGCTGAATCTTCTTCCACGTGGCCGATCATCGGCCGCGACGGCGAGCTGCGTGAGGCATTGACGGCCCTCGAACCGGATTCGGGGTTCCAGGGCGTCGCACTGGTCGGCGACAGCGGGGTCGGCAAATCGACGCTGGCCCGTGCGCTCGGGGCCCGGCTCACCGCGGACGGGCGCAGCGTCCGATTTGTGCTGGGCACCCAGACCGGGCGTGACGTACCACTGGGGGCGTTCTCCCGGTCGGTGACCGTCGATGCCGCCCACGAGCCGGCAGCGATGTTGGCGGCCGCACACCAGAATTTCGCCGTCGTGGACAACCCGCTGATCGTCGTCGACGACGCCCAACTGCTCGATCCGTTGTCGGCCACCCTGGTCTACCAGCTTGCCGCCGAAGGCACGGCGCAACTGATCCTGGTGGTCCGATCAGGCGAGACGCTTCTCGACGCGGTGACCGCACTGCTCAAAGAACGCCTGCTGTGGAACATGCGTATCAACCCGTTCACCCGCGAACAGACCGGCGAGCTGGCACGTCGCGTCCTCGGTGGTGCCGTCAGCCCGCAAGTGATCAACCGGCTGCACGATCGAAGTGGAGGAAGTCCTCTGTATCTGCGCGGGCTACTGCGGGGCGGCCGGCAGAACGGTGTCCTCGTGGAAGACGAGTACGGCTGGCAGCTCAGGGGTTCGCTGCACCCGGACCAGGAACTGTCGGCCCTGCTTGAGTTTCGGCTCCAGTCCCTGCGTCCGGAAGAACTGGAGGCACTAGAGATCCTGGCGACCGCCGAGTTGCTGGATTGGGAGGTCTTCCGCGAACTCTGTTCGCCGGAAGCCGTTTCCGAGCTGGAACACCATCGACTGATTCACCTGGCTTGCGACGGCCGGGGAACGCTGGTGCAGGTGACCCATCCCATTTTCGGCGAAGCGGTGCTGGAGCGTGTCGGGGTGGTGCACTCGCGCCGGCTCAACGGGGTGCTGTTCACTGCCTTCGACAAGTACCTGCGCAAAGGCGGCAGGCGCTTGCGGTTGCCCGACGTGCGCGGCAAGATCCGGATGGCCCAATTCATGATTCGCAGTGACCTGGATCCCGACGTTGATCTGATCCTAGGCGCGGCGGTCAAAGCGGCGGCCATGTCCAACCTGGGCCACGCAGAAGAACTGGCCCGCTTCGTCTTTGACCGCGACGGAGGTTTGCCCGCGGCACTCGTTCTCGCAAACGCACTGTGTTGGCAAGGCCGTGGCGACGACGCCGAGGAGGTACTGACCGATGTCGACCTCGACGGTGCCGATGAAGCGTCGGTAGTCCAGTGGGGCTGTGTTCGCGCGTCGAACCTGTTCTGGAACTGCGGTGAAATCGATTCGGCGTGCCAGGTTCTGGCCGAGGTGCGGGATCGTGCCCACTCGGAAGTGAGCGCCGAGCTGATCCACGCCCTCGAGGTGGCGTTCGCGTTCTTCACCGGCGATCTCACCATGACGATCCGGGCCGAACCGCAGTTCTGCGCGGAGGAGGTGTCGCCGGCGGTAACGGTATTGACCGCCCTGTCAACCGCGCATGCGCTGGCCAAAGCGGGGCGCTTCGATGAGGTCGCCAGAATCGCCGACATAGGTTTGCGGGCCGCCGCACGCGGTCGCTCGGGCACTATTCAGTTCAACCTCGGTATCGCCGAAGTCATGGCGCTGGTCACCGCTGGTGACTACTCCGCGGCCGAGCTGGCCGCTGAACGCTATGCCACCATGGCCGCCGGCGTGCCCGAACCGGATGCGATGGCCGGGGTGCTGTTCGGCTTGGTGCACCTGGCACGGGGCCGATTACCCTTGGCGTGCTCGGTGCTTGAGGACTCGGTACCGGTATTGTCGGGCGCTGCCCCCTCACTGTGGCCGATGCTGGCGACCGCTTGGTGCGCCCAAGCGGAAGCGGCGCGGGGAAACGCTGTGTCGGCTTCGGTCGCACTGCGGCATTGCGAAGAAGCCTACGGGCCGCAAATCGCCGCATTCCAGCCGGAACTCGAGCTGGCCCGAGCTTGGGAACGGGCATCGCACGGCCAGACGTCTGAGGGCAGAGCCCACGCGCTGCGGGCGGCGCAGCGCGCCCGGCGATCCGGGATGCTCGCTGTGGAGTTGCGGGCGTTGCACACCGCAGTCCGATTCGGCGACCCGACACATGCGGATCGGTTGGCAGAGCTTGCCGAGACGTTGGCCACCCCGTTGTCGGAGGCGGTTGCTGCCCACGCTCGCGGCCTAACCGACCAAGATGGCGACCTGTTGAGCACCACGTCGGACAGATTCGCGGCCATGGGTGCGTTCGCATTCGCCGCCGATGCAGCGGCCCAGGCGTCGGCCGAGTACGCCCGCAGCGGTCAACGCGGCAAGCAATTGGAGGCGTCGACCCGAACCCAGTGGTTGGCGGGTCAGGGCGATATCCACACTCCGGCAGTCGCGGCGGCGACTCAGCCCCTGCCGATCACCGCCCGCGAGCGCGAGATCGCGATGCTGGTGGCCGCGGGCCTGCCCAATCGTGAGATCGCCGCCCGGCTCTCGGTCTCGGTGCGCACCATCGATGGGCATCTGTACCGGATGTTCGCCAAACTCGGGATCGAGCGGCGCGACCAGCTGATCCGGCTGCTCAACGGCGTCCAGTCGGAGGCCTGAACCCAATACCGCCGGCACTCATGACGCGACCACGGTCGCCGGATTCGAGTGTCCGACGACCGTGGTCGTGTTGTCGGCCTCAGCCGACCATCATGCGGGCGGCGGCGGTGTCCCGTCAGGACCGGCCGTACCGTTGGCACCCGGCGTCGTACCGGAACTGCCGCCGGAACCGTTTCCACCCCCGTCGGTCCCGGTACCGCCGGTACCGCCGCCGCCGACCGCACCCCCGGCCCCGCCCGAGCCGCCGTGACCGCCGACCCCGCCGAGCGCGGCGTTGGTGGCGTCGCCACCGGCACCACCGTCGCCACCGTCGCCACCGTCTTGGCCGGTGCCGCCGTTGCCGCCGGCCCCGCCCCCGGTGCCGAAGACGCCCGCACCGCCGGTTCCCCCGGCACCGCCGCTGCCTCCGGCGCCACCGGTGCTGCCGGTACCGCCATCGCCACCGTTACCGGTGCCATTGGCGTCGCCGCCGTCGCCGCCGGTGTTGGTGCCTCCTGCCGTGCCGCCGTCGCCGCCCCGACCACCGTCACCGCCGAAGCCGGTCCCGGCCGCGGCCGCACCGCCGGTGCCGCCGGTGCCGCCGTTACCCCCGCCACCGGACTTCCCGGCGTTGCCGCCGGCCCCGCCGCTACCGGTCGAGGAGACCGTGGTGCCGGTGGTGTTACCGCCATCGCCGCCGGCACCTCCAGCGTTGCCGGTGCCGCCGGTGCCGCCGGCGCCGCCGTCACCGGCTGCCTGCCCGCCGCCCCCGGCGTTGCCCTCTCCGCCGGTGCCGCCGTTACCGCCGAGCCCGCCGCTGCCGACGTTGCCGCCATTGCCGCCTGCACCGCCGTCACCGTTAACCGAGTCGCCGCCGGTTCCGCCGTTGCCGGTCGGGGTGATGGGCATGTAGCCGACGTTTCCGCCCGCCCCGCCGGCTCCGCCCGCACCGGCGACCTGACTGGCGGAGGCGTTGCCGCCGTTGCCGCCTTGGCCGCCGCCGGCTGCGATTCCGGAGTCACCGCCGTTACCGCCGGCGCCACCCGTACCGGATCCCGCGGCGCTACCCCCGTTGCCGCCGTCGCCGCCGAGACCGGCGAACCCGCCGGCGCCGCCTTGGCCGCCGTCAGCACCCGGACTGACCGCGGTGGCTGCGCCGCCGTTGCCTCCGGTGCCGCCGGTGGCCACACCGTTGCCGCCCTTTCCGCCGTTACCGCCGGCCCCGCCGTTGCCGGTCGCGCCGAGGGCATTGCCGCCAGCACCGCCCTTCCCGCCGATTCCGCCGGCGTTGGTGCCGCCGGCGCCGGCCGCGCCGGCCTGGTCGCCGCCGTTGCCGCCGTTGCCGGCGACCGCGGCGCCGTTGCCGCCGTTACCGCCGTTGCCGCCGGCCCCGCCGTCACCAGCGACAGAGTCACCACCGGCACCGCCATTGCCTCCGTTGACGATTCCGACGTAGTCCCCGTTGTTCAAGCCGAGACCGCCATTGCCGCCAGAGCCGGTGCCGTTGCCGTTGCCGCCGTTACCGCCGCTACCGAACTGACCGCCGTTACCGCCGAGTCCGCCCTGCCCGCCGGTTCCGGTGCCGTCGGCCTTGCCACCGGTACCACCGGTACCGCCGATACCGCCGTCACCGGAGTTGCCGCCTGAGCCGCCGCTGCCGTTGGCGTCGGTGGCGTTCGAGCCGTTGCCGGCGTCGCCGGCCTTCCCACCGTCACCGCCGTTGCCGCCGGCGCCGCCGTCGCCGGAGCCCAGTGCCTGACCGCCGGTGCCGCCACCGCCGCCGGCGCCGCCGTAACCGCTGTCACCGCCGTTCTGGCCGGGACCGCTGGGTCCGGAGTTGCCGTCGGTACCGTTGCCGCCGAGACCGCCGACGCCACCGTTGCCGCCGGCGCCACCGTTGCCGGTGCCCGCGCCATCACCGCCGGTACCGCCGGCGCCGGCAGCGCCGCCCGTGCCGCCGCCGTGTCCGGCGGTGCCGGCCGCGACCGGACCGCCGTTGCCGCCGGCACCGCCGTCACCGCCGTCACCGGCAGCGCCGCCATTGCCTTGGACACTGACGTCACCGCCATCACCGCCGCCGCCGCCGGTGGCACCCAGCGAGCCCACCCCGGTGTTCGAGTTGAAGCCGGTGTCACCGCCGTTGCCACCCTTGCCGCCGGACCCGCCGGTGCCCGTGGCGGTGGCGCCACCGCCGCCGCCGGTGCCACCGAGGCCACCGAAGCCGCTCACGCCGCCATCGCCACCGGCGCCGCCGTCACCGCCGCCGCCGCCGTTGCCAGTCGTGGTGGCGCCGCCGGCACCGCCGTTAGCGC
This is a stretch of genomic DNA from Mycolicibacter terrae. It encodes these proteins:
- a CDS encoding helix-turn-helix transcriptional regulator: MTAESSSTWPIIGRDGELREALTALEPDSGFQGVALVGDSGVGKSTLARALGARLTADGRSVRFVLGTQTGRDVPLGAFSRSVTVDAAHEPAAMLAAAHQNFAVVDNPLIVVDDAQLLDPLSATLVYQLAAEGTAQLILVVRSGETLLDAVTALLKERLLWNMRINPFTREQTGELARRVLGGAVSPQVINRLHDRSGGSPLYLRGLLRGGRQNGVLVEDEYGWQLRGSLHPDQELSALLEFRLQSLRPEELEALEILATAELLDWEVFRELCSPEAVSELEHHRLIHLACDGRGTLVQVTHPIFGEAVLERVGVVHSRRLNGVLFTAFDKYLRKGGRRLRLPDVRGKIRMAQFMIRSDLDPDVDLILGAAVKAAAMSNLGHAEELARFVFDRDGGLPAALVLANALCWQGRGDDAEEVLTDVDLDGADEASVVQWGCVRASNLFWNCGEIDSACQVLAEVRDRAHSEVSAELIHALEVAFAFFTGDLTMTIRAEPQFCAEEVSPAVTVLTALSTAHALAKAGRFDEVARIADIGLRAAARGRSGTIQFNLGIAEVMALVTAGDYSAAELAAERYATMAAGVPEPDAMAGVLFGLVHLARGRLPLACSVLEDSVPVLSGAAPSLWPMLATAWCAQAEAARGNAVSASVALRHCEEAYGPQIAAFQPELELARAWERASHGQTSEGRAHALRAAQRARRSGMLAVELRALHTAVRFGDPTHADRLAELAETLATPLSEAVAAHARGLTDQDGDLLSTTSDRFAAMGAFAFAADAAAQASAEYARSGQRGKQLEASTRTQWLAGQGDIHTPAVAAATQPLPITAREREIAMLVAAGLPNREIAARLSVSVRTIDGHLYRMFAKLGIERRDQLIRLLNGVQSEA